The Gimesia sp. genomic sequence TGGCTGACTTTGACCACAGGCAGCAGCTCGGAATCGAGACCTGGAGTTTTCCTCAATTTCAGTCTGAGTGCCGCTTCATCTGAGATCGCAGGCAGCACGACGGAGATTCGATTCCATCGATTTTCCTCCCGTCGGATAATGCCCAGTTTCAACTCATCCTGACTGGTGATCCGACTGAGTTTCTTATCTCCCGCGCGGGGAGCACGCAGGTGGCTTCCGTTGACTATATGAATCAGATCATTTTCCTGAAGTCCTGCCATCGAGGCTCGTGATTTGTCCGCAACGGTCCTCACAATCAAAGCATTACTGGTGCGTGACGGAAAAATTGGAATCGGCTGATTCGATTCACGAAGCGACTTGATATATTCAAAGACTTCAACTGTCTCAAACCCCATCTCGTACTGTTTAACAGGCGGTTGTGCTTGAACCTGAGACGACAGCAGAAACAAAACCACAAAACCACAAAGCACTCTCATCCGATCGACCTCGATTCAACAGATAGCCCAAAGCGAGTGAAATCTAACCTTAAATCCACACTCGCCCACCATATGATCGCATGAACACAAAATCAACCCAGGCATAAAAAAACAGTCCCTGAGGACTGCTTTTTTATTTTCTGTTTCCACAGTGGCGGCTTTACAGCTTCCACCCCTCCTCTAAAACGGTGCCCTTCGGTACGACAATAATGCCGTCGCGAATCATCACATCGCTCTGGTCAAAGTCAGTCTCAGTATGACCGTTGAGTTCAATGCGGGCGCCTTTGCCGACGCGGCAGTTCTTGTCCACAATCGCGCCGTCAATATAGGCACCATCACCAATGCCGATCGGCGGACGGTCGTCCTGATCCAGTTCTTTACACTGGTCCTGGTAGTAGTCGGCCCCCATAATGACCGAGTTGCGAATGGTCACATTCTTACCAATCCGACACCGCAGGCCAATGACGCTGTTTTCAATCACAGAGCCTTCATCAATCTCACAACCATCGGCGATCAGGCTGCGGGTGATCTGTGTTCCTTCGCAGCGCGTCGGGGGCAGGAAGCGGGGACGTGAGTAAATCGGCGCCTTCTCCACGACGAAATCAAATGGCGGCTGGGGATGGGCCAGAGCCAGGTTCGCTTCGTAGAAAGAACGGATCGTCCCGATATCTTCCCAGTAACCGTCGAACAGGTGCGCGTGCACTTTGTGAGTCCGGATGGACATCGGAAAGATTTCTTTACCGAAATCTTCGTAATCGGTCGCCTTCAACAGATCAACGAGCAGATCGCGATTGAACAGATAAATGCCCATGCTGGCCAGGCAGTCCCGACCACGGCTTTCGATGCCCTGCTGATCAATCCACTCGGGAGAAGTCCGCACCATCGACAGGTCTTCTTCGGTCTGTGGTTTTTCCAGGAAGCCTTTCACGCGGCCCGTGTCATCAACCCGCATGATCCCAAACGCCGAGGCCTGTTCGCTGGAGAGTGGCACCGTCGCGATCGAAACGTCGGCCTTGGACTCGATATGATTGGTCAACATTTCCGAATAGTCCATGCGATACAACTGATCGCCGGAGAGAATCAGCACGTAATCGATGTCCGACTGTTCGATACAGCGGATGTTCTTACGGACTGCATCTGCTGTTCCCTGGTACCAGTCGGTTCCTTCCATCGTCTGCTGGGCTGCCAGAATTTCGACAAAACCGCCGCCGAAGGAATCAAATTTATATGTCTGTCGGATGTGACGGTGCAGACTGACCGAGTTAAACTGCGTGAGCAGATAGATACGATTCAGTTCACTGTTGATACAGTTTGAGATCGGAATATCGATCAAGCGATACTTGCCGGCCAGGGGAACAGCGGGTTTGGAACGGAGCTGTGTAAGTGGAAACAGACGAGTTCCTTTGCCCCCTCCCAGGATGAGGCTGACAACATTTTTCATGGATTAACCTGATTCTAGTGCGTTGCGCACACTCTAGACGAATGACACTCTCTTTTATAAGCAAACTTAATGAACGGCTTGCCTCTCAGTGACACTGTATTGTATTTAGTTCATGTTACTGAGATTCTACCCTGCAAACCAGTTGAGAATGAACTGTACTCTCACAGCTCTGGAAAAATTCCGATTCGGGTTCAAATCTGTATTGATCAGCGAATATAGGAGAAACTCAGTCTGTGAACCGCTTCTACAGGCGGTTAAGATAGTAGTGATTTTCCGACCTGAATTCATACAAATTTCATCCGCAGCATCCCGCCGCTCACCCCAAGGAGTGTTACTTTGTTTCCTGCCCACTGTCTGCAACTCCCGTTTCGTTTACGTCTCCTGCTGGCCTGTTCGGTCAGTCTGATTCCCTTTCTGAACCCTCACAAAGCTTTCAGCGAGACACCCTATACACCTGCGATTGCCGAGGCATCGCAGGAAGGGGAACAGGCAATTTCGGGCTTTCGCGTTCCTGAAGGAATGCATGTCAGCCTGTTTGCTGCGGAACCGCTGATGGCCAATCCGGTCGCCTTCTGCATTGATGAACAGGGACGTTTTTACGTAGCAGAAACCTACCGGCAGTCTAAGGGTGTGGAAGACAACCGGAGTCATATGGACTGGTTGCATGATGACCTCTCCGCAGAAACCGTGGCCGACCGCGTCGCTTACTTCAAGAAGCATCTCAAGGAAAACGTCAAAGACTACACGCTCGAACACGATCGGATCCGCCTGGTCGAGGATCGGGATCACGACGGCAAAGCCGACCATGCCAGCGTCTTCGCGGACGGCTTCAATAACATTGAAGACGGCACCGGGGCCGGCGTACTGGCCCGCGGTGGATACGTCTATTACACGTGCATTCCCCATCTCTGGCGTCTCAAAGACACGGCCGGTGAAGGGAAAGCCACCCTGCGGGAAAAACTGAGCAGCGGTTACGGGGTCAGGGTCGCCTTCCGCGGACACGACCTGCACGGACTCAAGCTCGGTCCCGACGGTCGGCTCTACTTCAGCATCGGCGACCGGGGTTACAATATCAAAACCAAAGAAGGCAAACACCTGTTTCGCCCTGATACGGGAGCCGTCTTCCGCTGCAACCTGGACGGGACCGAGCTCGAAGAATTCGCTTATGGTCTGCGTAACCCGCAGGAACTGGCGTTTGACGATTACGGCAACCTGTTCACGGGCGACAACAACTCAGATAGCGGCGACAAGGCCCGCTGGGTCTATGTTGTCGAAGGGGGAGATACCGGCTGGCGGATGTACTACCAGTACCTGGCCGACCGTGGCCCTTTCAATCGGGAAAAGATCTGGCACCCCGCTCACGAAGGTCAGCCGGCTTACATGGTTCCCCCGATCGTAAATTTGTCTGACGGTCCTTCCGGACTGGTCCACTACCCGGGAGTGGGTCTCTCTGATCGTTATAAAGGTCACTTCTTCCTGGCCGACTTTCGGGGTACGCCCTCACGCAGCGGTATCCGTTCGTTTGCCGTCAAACCGAAGGGAGCTTCATTTGAGCTGACCGACTCCCACGAATTTATCTGGCAGATCCTGGCGACCGACGTCGACTTTGGCTATGACGGCAGTATGTATGTCTCTGACTGGGTCAACGGCTGGAACGGACTGGGCAAAGGCCGCATCTATCAGTTCACTGATACCAAACATGCAGGGGAAGCGAAAAAAGTTCACTCTGCAGAACTCATGAAAGCAGGCTTTTCAGAACGTTCCACTGAGGAACTGGTCGGTCTGCTCGCGCATCCGGATCAGCGAATCCGCATGGAAGCCCAGTTTGCCCTGGTCAATCGGAGTGCCCTGGACTCTCTACAGAAGGTTGCCCTGAATGGGAAAGATCTGTTTGCCCGCCTGCATGCCATCTGGGGCATCGGACAGTTGGGGCGTCAGACAAGTTCTGCAGTCGCCGGCATTCAAAGTCTGCTCAACGATCAGGACAGCGAAGTCAGAGCTCAGGCTGCCAAAGTGATCGGGGAAGCCGGATTTACTTCTGCAACTCCGACCCTGATTGAACTGCTCAAAGATTCGAATGCCCGCGTACAATACTTCGCTGCAGTTGCCCTGGGGCACTTTAAGTCACAGGCGGCTGTTCCTGCATTGTTCGAGTTGCTCAAACAGAATAACAATGCCGACCCGATGCTGCGTCACTCGGCGATTCTGGCACTGTCCCGCATCGGGGCTGCAGACCAGTTAGTTGCCGCGGCCAACAACGAATCGGCGGCAGTTCGCCTGGCTGCGATTGTCGCTCTGCGTCGTCTGCAGCGTAAGGAAGTTGGTCTGTTCCTGCAGGATTCCGATCCCCAGGTCGTGCTCGAAGCGGCCCGGGCGATTAACGATGCTCCCATTCCGGCAGCGGTACCAGATCTCGCAGCTGTTTCCCTGAGTCATGATATGGCTGATCCCCTACTCCGCCGGGTGATGAATGCGAACTTCCGACTGGGAGGTGCTGAAAACGCTGCCCTCGTGGCAAAGATCGCCGCCGATAAAAATGTCCCTGAAACGCTCCGCCTGGAAGCGATTCAAGAACTGAGCCAGTGGAATGAGCCGGAGCCCCTGGATCGGGTTCTTGGACGCTGGCAGCCCATCGAAAACCGGCAACCGGTCGAACTGGCGGAAATCGTCGGTCCCATCGTCCCCAACCTGTTCAGCAGCTCGGAGAAGATCAAGGAAGCAGGCACCGGACTGGCAGCGAAATATGGTATCAAGGAAGCCGCCCCCATGCTGGCTAAAATGGTGGAAGATGCGAAACGTCCCGTTGATGTGCGCGTCGCATCGCTCAAGGCTCTGGACAAACTCGGCTACCCGGGAATCTCAGAGATCGCGAAAACCGCAATACGGGACAAGCATGCCGCATTGAGGGTCGCAGGTCGCAATGTACTGGCTCGCCACGAACCAGAAGCCGCCCTGCAGCCCCTGGAACAGGCCATTGAATCGGGACAAACGTCAGAAAAACAGGGCGCCATCGCCACCCTGGCTGAAATGCAGATCCCGGAAGCGACTACCATCCTGACCAAATGGATGCAGCGACTGGTCATGCAGGAGGTTCCCGCGGAAATCCAACTGGATCTGCTCAAGGCAGCCGCACAGAAGAAATCTCCCGAACTGGACCGACTCCGTGATCAGTTTGAAGCACAGCGTCCCGAAGGAGATGCGTTAGCGAACTATCTCGAATCGCTGTCCGGCGGAAATGCCGCCCGGGGACGTGAAATCTTTTTTGGTCGTAGCGACACATCCTGTCGGCGCTGCCATCAAATCCGCAATAACGGCGGCGAAGTCGGCCCCGATCTTTCGGGAATCGGCCGTGATAAAGACCGCCGTTATCTGCTCGAAGCAATCGTCGCACCGAACAAAGCGATCGCGAAAGGATTCGAAACTGCCGTGCTGGCTTTGCTGGACGGCAAGGTGGTCGTCGGTATCATCCGCAATGAAACCGATGATACCCTGGAGGTTATGGATGCCAAAGGGACCGTGATTCGTGTTCCCAAGGACGAAATCGACGAACGGGCGACCGGGAAATCGGCAATGCCTGAAGAAATCGTCAAGCAGCTCAGTAAAGACGATCTGCGGGACCTCGTTGAATTTCTCATTCAACAGAAACAGAAACCAAAAGGTCCATCGGCTAAGCACGAAGGCTGATCTGGTTGTTTTTGAAGAATATTATTTCTAAAATCGGCTCCTTGTTTTACAAAGGGTAGCCGGTTAAAATGAGAACATACGAAACAGAGAAACAAGCCTCTGTCATGTTGATTCAAAATCGTGAGTTGACCCTACAAATATTTCTAGGGGGACCCACGAGATTCGGCCGCGTGTAAATCCGGTATATCCGGCTCACACAACCCGAGTTATCAGGTTCCCACTTTGCAATCACGGGTTCTAATAACACCCGCGAACGAATCACTTGGCGGAGGTTTTTTACATGGGCTTGTTCGATCAGCAGGAATCGCAGCACCTCGAAAAGGCGAAACCGCTGGCAGCCCGCATGCGTCCGCGCTCCCTGGAAGAGTTTGTCGGACAGCAGCATTTTCTGGGCGAGGGAAAACTTCTGCGACGCATCCTCGCCGCCGACCGGATTGGCTCGCTCATCTTCTTCGGCTCCCCCGGCACCGGTAAAACCTCTCTCGCAGAATTAATTGCCCGTCAATCCAACCGCCGCTTTGAAGCACTGAATGCCGCCTCTGCTGGCATCAAGGAAGTCCGGGCCGCCCTGGACCGGGCCCGCGATGAACTGGCCTCGGGGGGCAAGCAGACCATTCTCTTCATTGATGAGCTACATCACTTCAGCAAAGTTCAGCAGGACGTCTTGTTACCGGATGTGGAATCGGGGGTTGTCTCCCTGATCGGTGCGACGACTTCGAACCCGTTTTTCTCGCTCGTCTCGGCTCTCATCAGTCGCAGTCAGATCTTTGAATTCCAGGCACTGACAGCAGACGAAATCCGTACGCTGATGCACCGGGCCCTGCAGGATGAAAAACGGGGACTGGCCCGCTACAGCGTTGAAGTCGAAGCCGAGGCTCTCGACTTTCTGATTGAAGTCTGCGATGGAGATGCCCGACGCTCTCTGAATGCACTGGAAATCGGGGTCCTCTCCCTCTACGGTCAGGATCGAGTATTCGATCTGGAAGTCGCCCAGGAATCGATTCAGAAAAAAGCGATTCAATACGACCAGGATGGCGATGCTCACTATGATTCCGCTTCTGCCTTGATTAAAAGTATGCGCGGCAGTGATCCGGACGCCGCCCTGTACTGGCTGGCCCGTATGATTGAAGCGGGCGAAGACCCGCGTTTCCTGGCCCGCCGCATCGTGATCGCTGCCTCGGAAGACGTAGGCAATGCAGACCCGATGGCACTCCTGATCGCGAATTCCGCCTTTGCGGCGGTCGAGAAGATCGGCATGCCCGAAGGTCGGATCCTGCTGGCACAGGCGGTGACCTATATTGCCACTGCACCGAAATCGAATGCTTCCTATGTCGCCATTGATGAAGCACTCTCTGATGTGCGAAACAAGTCCCTGCTGCCTGTCCCCGTGCATTTGAAAGACACGCATTACCGCGGGGC encodes the following:
- a CDS encoding glucose-1-phosphate adenylyltransferase codes for the protein MKNVVSLILGGGKGTRLFPLTQLRSKPAVPLAGKYRLIDIPISNCINSELNRIYLLTQFNSVSLHRHIRQTYKFDSFGGGFVEILAAQQTMEGTDWYQGTADAVRKNIRCIEQSDIDYVLILSGDQLYRMDYSEMLTNHIESKADVSIATVPLSSEQASAFGIMRVDDTGRVKGFLEKPQTEEDLSMVRTSPEWIDQQGIESRGRDCLASMGIYLFNRDLLVDLLKATDYEDFGKEIFPMSIRTHKVHAHLFDGYWEDIGTIRSFYEANLALAHPQPPFDFVVEKAPIYSRPRFLPPTRCEGTQITRSLIADGCEIDEGSVIENSVIGLRCRIGKNVTIRNSVIMGADYYQDQCKELDQDDRPPIGIGDGAYIDGAIVDKNCRVGKGARIELNGHTETDFDQSDVMIRDGIIVVPKGTVLEEGWKL
- a CDS encoding PVC-type heme-binding CxxCH protein, which codes for MFPAHCLQLPFRLRLLLACSVSLIPFLNPHKAFSETPYTPAIAEASQEGEQAISGFRVPEGMHVSLFAAEPLMANPVAFCIDEQGRFYVAETYRQSKGVEDNRSHMDWLHDDLSAETVADRVAYFKKHLKENVKDYTLEHDRIRLVEDRDHDGKADHASVFADGFNNIEDGTGAGVLARGGYVYYTCIPHLWRLKDTAGEGKATLREKLSSGYGVRVAFRGHDLHGLKLGPDGRLYFSIGDRGYNIKTKEGKHLFRPDTGAVFRCNLDGTELEEFAYGLRNPQELAFDDYGNLFTGDNNSDSGDKARWVYVVEGGDTGWRMYYQYLADRGPFNREKIWHPAHEGQPAYMVPPIVNLSDGPSGLVHYPGVGLSDRYKGHFFLADFRGTPSRSGIRSFAVKPKGASFELTDSHEFIWQILATDVDFGYDGSMYVSDWVNGWNGLGKGRIYQFTDTKHAGEAKKVHSAELMKAGFSERSTEELVGLLAHPDQRIRMEAQFALVNRSALDSLQKVALNGKDLFARLHAIWGIGQLGRQTSSAVAGIQSLLNDQDSEVRAQAAKVIGEAGFTSATPTLIELLKDSNARVQYFAAVALGHFKSQAAVPALFELLKQNNNADPMLRHSAILALSRIGAADQLVAAANNESAAVRLAAIVALRRLQRKEVGLFLQDSDPQVVLEAARAINDAPIPAAVPDLAAVSLSHDMADPLLRRVMNANFRLGGAENAALVAKIAADKNVPETLRLEAIQELSQWNEPEPLDRVLGRWQPIENRQPVELAEIVGPIVPNLFSSSEKIKEAGTGLAAKYGIKEAAPMLAKMVEDAKRPVDVRVASLKALDKLGYPGISEIAKTAIRDKHAALRVAGRNVLARHEPEAALQPLEQAIESGQTSEKQGAIATLAEMQIPEATTILTKWMQRLVMQEVPAEIQLDLLKAAAQKKSPELDRLRDQFEAQRPEGDALANYLESLSGGNAARGREIFFGRSDTSCRRCHQIRNNGGEVGPDLSGIGRDKDRRYLLEAIVAPNKAIAKGFETAVLALLDGKVVVGIIRNETDDTLEVMDAKGTVIRVPKDEIDERATGKSAMPEEIVKQLSKDDLRDLVEFLIQQKQKPKGPSAKHEG
- a CDS encoding replication-associated recombination protein A, with product MGLFDQQESQHLEKAKPLAARMRPRSLEEFVGQQHFLGEGKLLRRILAADRIGSLIFFGSPGTGKTSLAELIARQSNRRFEALNAASAGIKEVRAALDRARDELASGGKQTILFIDELHHFSKVQQDVLLPDVESGVVSLIGATTSNPFFSLVSALISRSQIFEFQALTADEIRTLMHRALQDEKRGLARYSVEVEAEALDFLIEVCDGDARRSLNALEIGVLSLYGQDRVFDLEVAQESIQKKAIQYDQDGDAHYDSASALIKSMRGSDPDAALYWLARMIEAGEDPRFLARRIVIAASEDVGNADPMALLIANSAFAAVEKIGMPEGRILLAQAVTYIATAPKSNASYVAIDEALSDVRNKSLLPVPVHLKDTHYRGASQLGHGEGYQYAHASEEGWVDQDYLGVEREYYRPVERGFEATIRKRLEVFKERREKKSGTDDNNRS